In Zingiber officinale cultivar Zhangliang chromosome 6A, Zo_v1.1, whole genome shotgun sequence, a single genomic region encodes these proteins:
- the LOC121998461 gene encoding peroxidase 65-like, translated as MANQLYGRPPWLLLAAAAVLLLASSAASGLTTGYYRKSCPRAEQIVAEVVMNKQITSPTTAAGALRLFFHDCFVGGCDASVLVSTNAFNRAEREADINLSLPGDAFDAVVRAKTALELACPGAVSCADILALAARDLVTMLGGPFFAVPLGRKDGLASRASAVEGNLPRPNMTAGAMVALFAAKGFSVREMVALAGAHTVGFSHCKEFAARIFQGGGAFDSAMEPRFARALKRACANYLNDGTISTFNDVMTPGKFDNMYYLNLKRGLGLLASDQALAADARTRPFVDLYASNQSAFFGDFSRAMVKLSLVGVKTESNGEVRRRCDQFNNLAT; from the coding sequence ATGGCGAACCAGCTCTACGGCCGGCCTCCATGGCTGCTGCTCGCCGCCGCCGCGGTGCTCTTGCTGGCTTCCTCTGCGGCCTCCGGGCTGACCACCGGTTACTACCGCAAGTCCTGCCCCAGGGCGGAGCAGATCGTGGCGGAGGTGGTGATGAACAAGCAGATCACCAGCCCGACCACGGCCGCCGGCGCGCTCCGCCTCTTCTTCCATGACTGCTTCGTCGGCGGCTGCGACGCCTCCGTCCTGGTCTCCACCAACGCTTTCAACCGCGCGGAGCGCGAGGCGGACATCAACCTCTCCCTCCCCGGCGACGCCTTCGACGCGGTGGTGCGCGCCAAGACAGCGCTGGAGCTGGCCTGCCCCGGCGCGGTGTCCTGCGCCGACATCCTCGCGCTCGCCGCCCGCGACCTGGTGACCATGCTCGGCGGGCCGTTCTTCgccgtgccgctcggccgcaaGGACGGGCTGGCGTCCCGCGCCTCCGCCGTGGAGGGCAACCTCCCGCGGCCCAACATGACGGCGGGCGCCATGGTCGCGCTCTTCGCCGCCAAGGGCTTCTCGGTGCGGGAGATGGTGGCGCTCGCCGGCGCGCACACGGTGGGGTTCTCCCACTGCAAGGAGTTCGCGGCGCGCATCTTCCAGGGAGGAGGAGCGTTCGACTCGGCCATGGAGCCGCGATTCGCGCGGGCGCTGAAGAGGGCGTGCGCCAACTACCTCAACGACGGCACCATCTCCACCTTCAACGACGTGATGACGCCGGGGAAGTTCGACAACATGTACTACCTCAACCTGAAGAGGGGGCTGGGGCTGCTGGCGTCGGACCAAGCACTGGCGGCCGACGCGAGGACGCGGCCGTTCGTGGACCTCTACGCCTCCAACCAATCGGCCTTCTTTGGCGACTTCAGCCGCGCCATGGTGAAGCTCAGCCTCGTCGGAGTGAAAACAGAAAGCAATGGGGAGGTCCGGCGGCGGTGCGACCAGTTCAACAACCTGGCCACCTGA
- the LOC121998457 gene encoding DEAD-box ATP-dependent RNA helicase 22-like, translating to MNTLRQAPLVHGFVAALSPRAFHSVRILFFAPRPPLRPPNCRTSLSFPWPRLTPLATARAFASAAADVSEESSAESVDRSGGCGNGSYFYAGDGVSWNSLGISDRLSRALSTASLQKPSLIQAASIPHILTGEDVIIAAETGSGKTHGYLVPLIEKVSSNLDPHEDLSEGSHRKHKTYLVLCPNVMLCEQVANMANGLIDDSGEPIVKVAAVCGQKGWPRFQPDILVSTPAALLNYLFDFDPEKKRRATFFRDIKSVVFDEADMLLCGSFQNQVIRLIHMLRFEEKLLSRAEASGKDIVIDTSSEHNVELEVEDTNYELLLDNDEEESDNPIGNDVPETDGTEPLSGRIKDWRRVRKHYTRSKQYIFVAATLPGSGKKTAGGVLKHMFPDATWVSGSFLHRHSPRLEQRWIEVTAETQVNALLDAVNYSQRCRPQDSHAHACRTMVFANTVDAVRSVAKILESAGFECTLYHREGSIEERTNNLNHFREKGGILVCTDAAARGLDIPNISHVIQAEFATSAVDFLHRVGRTARAGQSGAVTSLYTKSNRDLVSAVRHAEKIGQPVEKAFSRKRSFRNKLKKGRSKFEDASLLSA from the exons ATGAACACTCTTCGCCAAGCTCCTCTTGTCCATGGCTTCGTCGCCGCGCTATCTCCGCGAGCGTTCCACTCCGTACGAATTCTATTCTTTGCTCCACGGCCGCCCTTGAGGCCTCCAAACTGTCGGACCTCCTTGTCCTTCCCCTGGCCCAGGCTGACGCCCCTCGCCACTGCCAGAGCCTTTGCCTCCGCCGCGGCGGACGTCTCAGAAGAATCGTCCGCGGAGAGCGTTGATAGGTCAGGAGGCTGCGGGAACGGTAGCTATTTCTACGCGGGAGATGGCGTCTCTTGGAATTCCCTGGGGATCTCTGACCGCCTCAGCCGTGCTCTCTCCACTGCTTCCTTGCAGAAGCCCTCTCTTATTCAG GCAGCTTCTATTCCCCATATTCTTACTGGTGAAGATGTGATAATTGCGGCAGAGACAGGAAGTGGTAAAACGCATGGCTACTTGGTTCCACTAATTGAGAAAGTATCTAGTAATTTGGACCCTCATGAAGATTTATCTGAGGGAAGTCACAGGAAGCACAAGACATATCTTGTCCTTTGCCCTAATGTGATGCTTTGTGAGCAAGTAGCTAACATGGCCAATGGTTTGATCGACGATTCTGGTGAGCCAATTGTCAAAGTCGCAGCAGTTTGTGGACAGAAG GGATGGCCAAGATTTCAGCCTGATATTCTTGTCTCTACTCCAGCTGCTCTGTTGAATTACCTGTTTGACTTTGACCCAGAGAAAAAGCGGCGTGCTACTTTTTTTAGAGATATCAAATCTGTG GTGTTTGATGAAGCAGATATGCTTCTCTGTGGTAGTTTTCAAAACCAAGTTATCCGTCTAATACACATGTTGCGTTTTGAAGAAAAATTATTGTCTAGGGCGGAAGCTTCTGGAAAAGATATTGTGATCGACACAAGCAGTGAACACAATGTAGAGCTTGAAGTTGAAGATACAAATTATGAGCTGCTTCTTGATAATGATGAGGAAGAATCTGATAATCCCATTGGCAATGATGTTCCTGAAACTGATGGCACAGAACCATTGAGTGGCAGGATCAAGGACTGGAGGAGAGTTAGGAAACATTATACACGCAGTAAACAGTATATTTTTGTTGCTGCCACACTTCCTGGTAGTGGGAAGAAAACTGCTGGTGGAGTGCTGAAGCATATGTTTCCTGATGCCACATGGGTCAGTGGAAGTTTCCTCCATCGACACAGCCCTAG GTTAGAGCAGAGATGGATTGAAGTAACAGCTGAGACACAAGTTAATGCCCTTCTTGATGCAGTAAACTATAGTCAGAGATGTCGACCCCAAGACTCTCATGCCCATGCATGCAGGACCATGGTTTTTGCTAATACAGTTGATGCTGTTCGATCAGTTGCAAAGATATTGGAAAGTGCTGGGTTTGAATGCACTTTATACCATAGAGAAGGATCTATAGAGGAACGTACAAATAACTTGAACCATTTTCGTGAAAAAGGTGGGATTCTTGTCTGCACAGATGCTGCTGCGCGGGGTCTTGACATACCAAATATCTCACATGTCATTCAG GCCGAGTTTGCTACATCAGCTGTTGATTTTCTCCATAGAGTTGGGCGTACAGCCAGAGCCGGTCAGTCTGGAGCTGTCACTAGTTTGTATACCAAATCCAACCGAGATCTTGTATCTGCCGTCCGCCACGCCGAGAAGATCGGTCAGCCTGTG GAGAAAGCGTTTAGCAGGAAAAGAAGCTTCAGAAACAAACTTAAAAAAG GTCGAAGTAAATTCGAAGATGCCTCTTTACTTTCAGCTTAA
- the LOC121998459 gene encoding exocyst complex component EXO70B1-like isoform X2: MEGSVGSASSADLAEADLEAAEKLILRWDSTASSGGEERMLFDTGERSEAERYLRAVDEIRRSIKEPVGAGSPRRSSSSSSENAIQIAMARLEDEFRNLLLSRATEIEVEALVDLSSLSMNSASAEEIGDLSDVEGSVNASHEGESFASDSVGGSSTIRRSSIRSMKSIREMDLLPADAVDDLRSIAERMIDAGYGRECVQVYAGSRKAAIDVCFRHLGVEKLSIGEVQRLEWDALEAKIRRWIRAARICVRIVFASERRLCERIFDGLGIADDAPFTETVKGAAIQLFGFAEAISIGRRSPEKLFKIIDLHDTISDLLPDVGLVFQSKSAESIYTQAAEILSRLAEAIRGILSEFENAVLRDPPKTPVPGGTIHPLTRLSGDDFAAAGAAPLELDFPESENQTPLGAHLSWIIVVLQHNLENKAALYRDNALLHLFLMNNIHYIVHKVKGSSELREMIGDDYLRKLTGKFRISATSYQRATWVKILHCLRDEGIHVSGSFSSGVSKSTLRDRFKAFNASFDEAHKTQAHWFVPDTQLREELRISISEKLLPAYRAFLGRFRQHIESGRHPELYIKYSVEDLEMALSDFFEGCNPLQHNRRRSHS; the protein is encoded by the exons ATGGAGGGGTCAGTAGGATCGGCGTCGTCGGCGGATCTGGCCGAGGCCGACCTGGAGGCGGCGGAAAAGCTGATCTTGCGGTGGGACTCCACGGCATCTTCGGGAGGGGAGGAGCGGATGTTGTTCGACACGGGGGAACGCTCTGAAGCAGAGAGGTACCTACGCGCCGTCGACGAGATCCGACGCTCCATAAAGGAACCGGTCGGGGCGGGCAGCCCGCGGCGGTCGTCCTCTTCATCTTCGGAGAACGCGATCCAGATCGCGATGGCGCGGCTCGAGGACGAGTTCCGGAACTTGTTGCTCTCGCGGGCGACCGAGATTGAGGTCGAAGCGCTCGTCGATTTGAGCTCGCTCTCGATGAACTCCGCTTCAGCAGAGGAGATCGGCGATCTTTCTGACGTCGAGGGCAGCGTGAATGCAAGCCATGAAGGAGAATCATTTGCTTCTGATTCGGTGGGTGGGAGCAGCACTATCCGCCGGAGTAGCATCCGGTCGATGAAAAGTATCCGGGAGATGGATCTGCTGCCGGCGGACGCGGTAGATGACCTTCGGAGCATCGCGGAGCGGATGATTGACGCCGGGTACGGCCGGGAGTGCGTCCAGGTATACGCCGGATCCCGGAAGGCGGCGATAGACGTCTGCTTCCGGCATCTAGGGGTGGAGAAGCTTAGCATCGGAGAAGTCCAGCGTCTCGAGTGGGACGCTCTTGAGGCAAAGATACGGCGCTGGATCCGTGCCGCCCGGATCTGCGTTCGGATCGTCTTTGCCAGCGAGCGTCGCCTTTGTGAACGCATCTTTGATGGCCTTGGGATCGCTGATGATGCCCCTTTCACCGAAACAGTCAAAGGCGCTGCTATCCAACTGTTTGGATTCGCCGAAGCCATCAGCATCGGCCGTAGGTCGCCGGAGAAGCTCTTCAAGATTATCGACCTCCATGATACAATATCTGATCTCCTCCCGGATGTTGGGCTTGTGTTCCAATCCAAGTCCGCCGAATCCATCTATACCCAAGCCGCCGAGATTCTCTCTCGGCTCGCGGAGGCTATTAGGGGAATCCTTTCTGAGTTTGAGAACGCAGTGCTTCGGGATCCACCCAAGACTCCGGTCCCTGGCGGTACCATCCACCCACTAACTCG ATTATCTGGTGATGACTTTGCTGCAGCTGGAGCTGCACCATTGGAGCTTGATTTCCCGGAGTCTGAGAACCAAACTCCGCTCGGTGCCCACTTGAGTTGGATCATAGTTGTTCTGCAACACAATCTTGAAAACAAGGCCGCTCTATACAGGGATAATGCTCTCTTGCACCTCTTCCTGATGAATAATATCCACTATATAGTACACAAGGTGAAGGGCTCATCAGAGCTTCGTGAGATGATTGGCGATGACTACTTGAGAAAGCTCACGGGGAAGTTCCGAATTTCTGCAACTAGCTATCAGAGAGCTACATGGGTCAAAATTCTCCACTGTTTGAGAGATGAGGGTATTCATGTCAGCGGTAGCTTCTCATCGGGAGTCTCCAAGTCCACTTTGAGGGATAGGTTCAAAGCTTTCAATGCTTCTTTTGACGAAGCTCACAAAACTCAAGCCCATTGGTTTGTGCCAGACACCCAGCTGAGGGAGGAGCTCAGGATTTCAATCTCAGAGAAGTTGTTGCCAGCATACCGGGCCTTTCTTGGGCGTTTCCGGCAACATATAGAGAGTGGTAGACACCCGGAATTGTACATCAAGTACTCGGTCGAGGATCTCGAAATGGCTTTGTCTGATTTTTTTGAGGGGTGCAATCCTCTTCAACACAACAGAAGAAGATCTCACTCATGA
- the LOC121998459 gene encoding exocyst complex component EXO70B1-like isoform X1 has translation MEGSVGSASSADLAEADLEAAEKLILRWDSTASSGGEERMLFDTGERSEAERYLRAVDEIRRSIKEPVGAGSPRRSSSSSSENAIQIAMARLEDEFRNLLLSRATEIEVEALVDLSSLSMNSASAEEIGDLSDVEGSVNASHEGESFASDSVGGSSTIRRSSIRSMKSIREMDLLPADAVDDLRSIAERMIDAGYGRECVQVYAGSRKAAIDVCFRHLGVEKLSIGEVQRLEWDALEAKIRRWIRAARICVRIVFASERRLCERIFDGLGIADDAPFTETVKGAAIQLFGFAEAISIGRRSPEKLFKIIDLHDTISDLLPDVGLVFQSKSAESIYTQAAEILSRLAEAIRGILSEFENAVLRDPPKTPVPGGTIHPLTRYVMNYINLISDYKLTLTELILTRPSASTRLSGDDFAAAGAAPLELDFPESENQTPLGAHLSWIIVVLQHNLENKAALYRDNALLHLFLMNNIHYIVHKVKGSSELREMIGDDYLRKLTGKFRISATSYQRATWVKILHCLRDEGIHVSGSFSSGVSKSTLRDRFKAFNASFDEAHKTQAHWFVPDTQLREELRISISEKLLPAYRAFLGRFRQHIESGRHPELYIKYSVEDLEMALSDFFEGCNPLQHNRRRSHS, from the coding sequence ATGGAGGGGTCAGTAGGATCGGCGTCGTCGGCGGATCTGGCCGAGGCCGACCTGGAGGCGGCGGAAAAGCTGATCTTGCGGTGGGACTCCACGGCATCTTCGGGAGGGGAGGAGCGGATGTTGTTCGACACGGGGGAACGCTCTGAAGCAGAGAGGTACCTACGCGCCGTCGACGAGATCCGACGCTCCATAAAGGAACCGGTCGGGGCGGGCAGCCCGCGGCGGTCGTCCTCTTCATCTTCGGAGAACGCGATCCAGATCGCGATGGCGCGGCTCGAGGACGAGTTCCGGAACTTGTTGCTCTCGCGGGCGACCGAGATTGAGGTCGAAGCGCTCGTCGATTTGAGCTCGCTCTCGATGAACTCCGCTTCAGCAGAGGAGATCGGCGATCTTTCTGACGTCGAGGGCAGCGTGAATGCAAGCCATGAAGGAGAATCATTTGCTTCTGATTCGGTGGGTGGGAGCAGCACTATCCGCCGGAGTAGCATCCGGTCGATGAAAAGTATCCGGGAGATGGATCTGCTGCCGGCGGACGCGGTAGATGACCTTCGGAGCATCGCGGAGCGGATGATTGACGCCGGGTACGGCCGGGAGTGCGTCCAGGTATACGCCGGATCCCGGAAGGCGGCGATAGACGTCTGCTTCCGGCATCTAGGGGTGGAGAAGCTTAGCATCGGAGAAGTCCAGCGTCTCGAGTGGGACGCTCTTGAGGCAAAGATACGGCGCTGGATCCGTGCCGCCCGGATCTGCGTTCGGATCGTCTTTGCCAGCGAGCGTCGCCTTTGTGAACGCATCTTTGATGGCCTTGGGATCGCTGATGATGCCCCTTTCACCGAAACAGTCAAAGGCGCTGCTATCCAACTGTTTGGATTCGCCGAAGCCATCAGCATCGGCCGTAGGTCGCCGGAGAAGCTCTTCAAGATTATCGACCTCCATGATACAATATCTGATCTCCTCCCGGATGTTGGGCTTGTGTTCCAATCCAAGTCCGCCGAATCCATCTATACCCAAGCCGCCGAGATTCTCTCTCGGCTCGCGGAGGCTATTAGGGGAATCCTTTCTGAGTTTGAGAACGCAGTGCTTCGGGATCCACCCAAGACTCCGGTCCCTGGCGGTACCATCCACCCACTAACTCGGTACGTCATGAATTACATCAATCTCATCTCTGACTACAAGCTCACTCTCACGGAGCTTATACTAACAAGGCCATCAGCTAGCACCAGATTATCTGGTGATGACTTTGCTGCAGCTGGAGCTGCACCATTGGAGCTTGATTTCCCGGAGTCTGAGAACCAAACTCCGCTCGGTGCCCACTTGAGTTGGATCATAGTTGTTCTGCAACACAATCTTGAAAACAAGGCCGCTCTATACAGGGATAATGCTCTCTTGCACCTCTTCCTGATGAATAATATCCACTATATAGTACACAAGGTGAAGGGCTCATCAGAGCTTCGTGAGATGATTGGCGATGACTACTTGAGAAAGCTCACGGGGAAGTTCCGAATTTCTGCAACTAGCTATCAGAGAGCTACATGGGTCAAAATTCTCCACTGTTTGAGAGATGAGGGTATTCATGTCAGCGGTAGCTTCTCATCGGGAGTCTCCAAGTCCACTTTGAGGGATAGGTTCAAAGCTTTCAATGCTTCTTTTGACGAAGCTCACAAAACTCAAGCCCATTGGTTTGTGCCAGACACCCAGCTGAGGGAGGAGCTCAGGATTTCAATCTCAGAGAAGTTGTTGCCAGCATACCGGGCCTTTCTTGGGCGTTTCCGGCAACATATAGAGAGTGGTAGACACCCGGAATTGTACATCAAGTACTCGGTCGAGGATCTCGAAATGGCTTTGTCTGATTTTTTTGAGGGGTGCAATCCTCTTCAACACAACAGAAGAAGATCTCACTCATGA